In Halovivax gelatinilyticus, the following are encoded in one genomic region:
- a CDS encoding thiolase family protein — protein MSQTPVIARAVRTPQGKDGGVFADVRSEDLSIALISDILEETGLTGDDVDDLMWGVAGQRGEQDNNIARVIALLSGLGESVPATTINRWCASSMQAIISASDAIRAGQRECIIAGGVENMSRVPMQGGERDLHPRLAEEYVVTDLMMGMTAEEVAERYDVPREVQDEYAAKSQQRAVAATEEGRFDDQIVPIETEEGTVTEDEGLRPGTTAEKLAGLPSVFLGDGTVTAGNASQISDGAAAVLVTSEAFAEDHGLEIMATVGDNNVAGVDPTVMGIGPVPATQGLLERTGRDIEDYDLVELNEAFASQSVYARDELGIDPEIFNVNGGAIAIGHPLGASGARLPVTLIHELQRRGGGRGLATLCVGFGQGAAIDFVVE, from the coding sequence ATGAGCCAGACCCCAGTGATCGCACGGGCCGTACGAACGCCACAGGGAAAGGACGGCGGCGTCTTCGCCGACGTTCGAAGCGAGGATCTCTCGATCGCGCTGATATCCGACATCCTGGAAGAGACCGGACTCACCGGCGACGACGTCGACGACCTCATGTGGGGCGTCGCGGGCCAGCGCGGCGAACAGGACAACAACATCGCCCGGGTGATCGCGTTGCTCTCCGGTCTCGGCGAGAGCGTCCCCGCGACGACGATCAACCGGTGGTGTGCCTCCTCGATGCAGGCGATCATCTCCGCGTCGGACGCGATCCGCGCCGGCCAGCGCGAGTGCATCATCGCCGGCGGCGTCGAGAACATGTCACGCGTACCGATGCAAGGCGGCGAGCGTGACCTTCACCCCCGACTCGCCGAGGAGTACGTCGTCACCGACCTGATGATGGGAATGACCGCCGAGGAGGTCGCCGAACGGTACGACGTCCCCCGCGAGGTTCAAGACGAGTACGCCGCCAAGAGCCAGCAGCGCGCCGTCGCGGCGACGGAAGAGGGTCGCTTCGACGACCAGATCGTCCCGATCGAGACCGAGGAGGGAACGGTCACCGAGGACGAGGGGCTCAGGCCGGGGACGACGGCCGAAAAGCTCGCCGGACTCCCCTCGGTCTTCCTCGGCGACGGCACCGTCACCGCGGGCAACGCCTCGCAGATCTCCGACGGTGCCGCGGCGGTCCTCGTCACGAGCGAAGCGTTCGCCGAAGACCACGGCCTCGAGATCATGGCCACAGTCGGCGACAACAACGTCGCCGGCGTCGATCCGACCGTGATGGGCATCGGACCCGTCCCGGCGACGCAGGGCCTGCTCGAACGCACCGGTCGCGACATCGAGGACTACGACCTCGTCGAACTCAACGAGGCGTTCGCCAGCCAGAGCGTCTACGCCCGCGACGAACTCGGCATCGACCCCGAGATATTCAACGTCAACGGCGGCGCCATCGCCATCGGCCACCCGCTCGGCGCCTCGGGCGCTCGGCTCCCGGTCACGCTGATCCACGAACTACAGCGACGCGGCGGCGGCCGCGGCCTGGCGACGCTCTGCGTCGGCTTCGGGCAAGGCGCGGCGATCGACTTCGTCGTCGAGTGA
- a CDS encoding M20 family metallo-hydrolase yields the protein MIVDEDRLRRDIDANAAFGEIDTDVGRGRTVLTGTEANRKARDRFVGRLDDAGLDVSVDAVGNVFGRWVPESADPDAAPIVAGSHLDSVPEGGIFDGPLGVYAALEAVRSLQERGVEPARPVGVVSFTEEEGSRFGGGMLGSAVATGQLDPEGALSLEDDDGVSLESALDSIGYRGEDVVDASEWAGFLELHVEQDTRLEHAGVAAGIVTTVTGIAQATVTFEGEANHAGATAMDDRRDALAAASEFISVVERVGQSEADAGENTAVATVGKLSVGPNATNVVPGHVELGVDVRDVERESMERIFDALANALGEIESSRGVETSFDRTLDVDPAPMSDVCQDALRAGADAAVVQVLSMHSGAAHDAMRVSRITDAGMLFAPSRDGISHNPREWTDWEDCGRTASVLTNAIEELV from the coding sequence ATGATCGTCGACGAGGATCGACTCCGCAGGGACATCGACGCCAACGCGGCATTCGGCGAGATCGACACCGACGTCGGCCGCGGGCGGACGGTACTCACGGGCACCGAGGCCAACCGGAAGGCGCGCGATCGATTCGTCGGCCGGCTCGACGACGCCGGCCTCGACGTCTCGGTTGACGCCGTCGGAAACGTGTTCGGGCGCTGGGTGCCAGAGAGTGCCGATCCCGACGCCGCTCCGATCGTCGCGGGGAGCCACCTCGACTCGGTCCCCGAGGGCGGCATCTTCGACGGTCCGCTCGGCGTCTACGCCGCGCTCGAAGCCGTCCGGTCGCTCCAGGAGCGCGGCGTCGAACCGGCGCGGCCGGTCGGCGTCGTCTCGTTCACCGAAGAGGAGGGATCGCGCTTTGGCGGCGGGATGCTCGGATCGGCCGTCGCGACCGGGCAACTCGATCCCGAGGGGGCGCTCTCGCTCGAAGACGACGACGGCGTTTCGCTCGAATCCGCGCTCGACTCGATCGGCTACCGCGGCGAGGACGTCGTCGACGCGAGCGAGTGGGCGGGCTTCCTCGAACTCCACGTCGAACAGGATACGCGGCTGGAGCACGCGGGCGTCGCCGCCGGTATCGTCACGACGGTGACGGGCATCGCCCAGGCGACCGTCACGTTCGAAGGCGAGGCGAATCACGCCGGCGCGACGGCCATGGACGACCGCCGAGACGCCCTGGCCGCGGCGAGCGAGTTCATCAGCGTGGTCGAGCGGGTCGGCCAGAGCGAGGCGGACGCTGGCGAGAACACGGCCGTCGCCACGGTCGGGAAGCTCTCCGTCGGCCCGAACGCGACGAACGTCGTTCCCGGTCACGTCGAACTCGGCGTCGACGTTCGCGACGTCGAGCGCGAGTCGATGGAGCGCATCTTCGACGCGCTGGCCAACGCGCTCGGCGAAATCGAGTCGTCTCGAGGCGTCGAGACATCGTTCGACCGGACCCTCGACGTCGATCCGGCACCGATGAGCGACGTGTGTCAGGACGCGCTCCGGGCGGGAGCGGACGCGGCCGTCGTCCAGGTGCTGTCGATGCACTCGGGAGCGGCCCACGACGCGATGCGGGTCTCGCGGATCACCGACGCAGGAATGCTCTTTGCGCCCTCCCGAGACGGTATCTCGCACAATCCGCGCGAGTGGACCGACTGGGAAGACTGTGGGCGGACGGCGTCGGTGCTCACGAACGCGATCGAAGAACTGGTCTGA
- a CDS encoding aldehyde ferredoxin oxidoreductase family protein gives MRHVPGPLLTIDLDSRTTETEPIDDVAAEFIGGRGVGTKLAHDRIPFDVDPLGPENRIYFATGPMQYSTMSFTGRMSATSVSPLTGGLLSSNAGGFLSRNFTATGYAAVEVVGESDELIVIHVTDDGVEFEAVPDLDGATTDEVCAWAEAEHEMDEDQLLHVGPAGENLVRFASIMTSASRAFGRGGLGAVLGSKNVKAMTFDGDSTAEVEIPPLQMDVHSEAAQADHPMKEAGTTSVTEYANSVEALPTYYFSERSYDDVESISGDRVAEKKYKKGTCSACAFACKLPTRDEERGVETEGPEFETNMAFGSNAGIDDIVDVMQANELCDQFGMDTISCGDVVSAYLASEDAFGDADLLFETVERIAHREGIGDTLAEGIDRCHDELGVENWSVKGLEFAAHDGRALHGQGLAFATSNRGADHMYAEFYPYEYPLVREGAMDKEGLEGKPPKIAEKENINAIKDSAVFCKFSRDFLTEERIEELLDAEYDALLEIGAEIVTMERHFNNQRGFDRADDALPYDLPDFETALSEYYEVRGWNDDGTVPTDAVGEGGAGATAED, from the coding sequence ATGCGACACGTCCCGGGACCACTGCTGACGATCGATCTCGACTCCCGCACGACGGAGACGGAGCCGATCGACGACGTCGCGGCCGAGTTTATCGGCGGACGCGGCGTCGGTACGAAGCTGGCACACGACCGGATTCCGTTCGACGTCGACCCGCTCGGGCCCGAGAATCGGATCTACTTCGCGACGGGGCCGATGCAGTACTCGACGATGAGCTTCACCGGTCGGATGTCTGCGACGAGCGTCTCGCCGCTTACCGGCGGATTGCTCTCGTCGAACGCCGGCGGCTTCCTCTCGCGTAACTTCACGGCGACCGGCTACGCGGCCGTCGAGGTCGTCGGCGAGAGCGACGAGCTGATCGTGATTCACGTCACCGACGACGGCGTCGAGTTCGAGGCCGTTCCCGACCTCGACGGAGCCACCACCGACGAGGTGTGTGCGTGGGCCGAGGCCGAACACGAGATGGACGAAGATCAGCTGTTACACGTCGGCCCGGCGGGCGAGAACCTGGTTCGCTTCGCCTCGATCATGACCTCCGCGAGTCGGGCGTTCGGTCGCGGCGGGCTGGGTGCCGTCCTCGGCTCGAAGAACGTCAAGGCGATGACCTTCGACGGCGATTCGACCGCCGAGGTCGAGATCCCGCCGCTACAGATGGACGTCCACAGCGAGGCCGCCCAGGCCGACCACCCGATGAAAGAAGCCGGGACGACGTCGGTCACCGAGTACGCGAACTCCGTCGAGGCGCTCCCGACGTACTACTTCTCCGAGCGGTCTTACGACGACGTCGAGTCGATCTCGGGCGATCGCGTCGCCGAGAAGAAGTACAAGAAGGGGACCTGTTCGGCCTGCGCCTTCGCCTGTAAACTCCCGACGAGGGACGAAGAACGCGGCGTCGAGACCGAGGGGCCGGAGTTCGAGACCAACATGGCCTTCGGCTCGAACGCCGGCATCGACGACATCGTCGACGTGATGCAGGCGAACGAACTCTGCGACCAGTTCGGGATGGACACCATCTCCTGTGGCGACGTCGTCTCCGCGTACCTCGCGAGCGAGGACGCGTTCGGCGACGCCGACCTGCTCTTCGAAACCGTCGAAAGAATAGCCCACCGGGAGGGAATCGGCGATACGCTCGCCGAGGGGATCGACCGCTGTCACGACGAACTCGGCGTCGAAAACTGGAGCGTCAAGGGTCTCGAGTTCGCCGCCCACGACGGTCGAGCCCTGCACGGGCAGGGGCTGGCATTCGCCACGTCGAACCGCGGCGCCGACCACATGTACGCCGAGTTCTACCCCTACGAGTACCCGCTCGTCCGCGAGGGCGCGATGGACAAGGAGGGACTCGAGGGCAAGCCGCCGAAGATCGCCGAAAAAGAAAACATCAACGCGATCAAAGACAGCGCCGTCTTCTGTAAGTTCTCGCGGGACTTCCTGACCGAAGAGCGCATCGAGGAGTTGCTCGACGCCGAGTACGACGCCCTGCTCGAGATCGGGGCCGAGATCGTCACGATGGAGCGCCACTTCAACAACCAGCGCGGTTTCGACCGGGCCGACGACGCGCTCCCCTACGACTTACCCGACTTCGAGACCGCCCTCTCCGAGTACTACGAGGTGCGCGGCTGGAACGACGACGGCACGGTGCCGACCGACGCCGTCGGTGAGGGCGGGGCCGGGGCGACGGCCGAGGACTGA
- a CDS encoding metal-dependent hydrolase, whose amino-acid sequence MWPWEHVIIGYLAYSLFCHLFLRDSPGGLETIAVVFASVLPDLIDKPLAWEYGVFESGYALGHSIFFAIPLSIAIGLLARRFGRTRAGIAFGIGYLLHLPADVVDGYVRGGVYDPGILLWPVERGVDFGHGQGFQDQFLHHFGQYRAELSAGDPSTYVLAQVGLSVLVVCVWLYDGAPVLRESIIGGKRLGESLRSAIEREPSRE is encoded by the coding sequence ATGTGGCCGTGGGAACACGTGATCATCGGCTACCTCGCGTACTCGCTATTCTGTCACCTCTTCTTGCGCGACTCGCCGGGCGGACTCGAAACGATCGCCGTCGTCTTCGCCTCCGTCCTCCCGGATCTGATCGATAAGCCGCTCGCCTGGGAGTACGGCGTCTTCGAGAGCGGCTACGCGTTGGGTCACTCGATCTTCTTCGCGATCCCGCTCTCGATCGCGATCGGATTGCTGGCGAGACGCTTCGGTCGGACGCGGGCGGGGATCGCCTTCGGGATCGGCTACCTGCTCCACCTGCCGGCGGACGTCGTCGACGGCTACGTGCGAGGCGGGGTCTACGATCCCGGCATCCTCCTCTGGCCGGTCGAACGCGGCGTTGATTTCGGTCACGGGCAGGGATTTCAGGACCAGTTTCTGCACCACTTCGGGCAGTACCGGGCGGAGCTCTCGGCCGGCGATCCGTCGACGTACGTGCTGGCGCAGGTGGGGTTGTCCGTGCTCGTCGTCTGCGTCTGGCTCTACGACGGGGCGCCGGTACTCCGAGAGAGTATAATCGGCGGAAAACGACTCGGCGAAAGTCTACGGTCGGCGATCGAACGCGAGCCGTCGCGAGAGTGA
- a CDS encoding AMP-dependent synthetase/ligase: MNWLASEREYTDDVIGETTLGRLFDDAATRHTDRPAQLYKGGVYDRTLTRDILPKPAPGEWESITYGEMRDVVRKLATGFRELGVEAGDRVGIFADTRMEWAQSDFALLSAGAVVTTVYPGSSPSKVEYLLGDAGADAVVVENEELLERLLEVEDALDLSVIVSMDAVEGYDRPDLHSLADVYELGAEAFDPDAYEGWLDEPAMDDLASLIYTSGTTGKPKGVQLTHRNFRSNVNQIRKRVARRPDTPADVPSINEETRVVSYLPLAHVFERTGGHFLQFASGASVAYAESPDTLQEDFAAVRPTSATSVPRVYEKIYDAIREQASESSVKQRIFEWAVDVGVRYQDADSPGTILETKRKIADKLVFSTVRDALGGNIEMLISGGGSLSPELAKLYHAMGLPIYEGYGLTETSPVVTVNPPAAPKIGTIGPPVVDMETGIDPSVVEDGAFADDPGEVGELVVRGPNVSDGYWNRPGATDRAFTDKPPKSIQGELEHPERAGLWFRTGDIVHRRPDGYIEFRERAKQILVLSTGKNVAPGPIEDAFAASQVVEQCMVVGDGRKFVSALLVPNLEHVREWAEGEGIDLPGDSREVCADDRVREYVGAEVERVNADFEPHETIKKFRLVGEEFTEENDLMTPTMKKKRRTITERFADRIEEMYVET; this comes from the coding sequence ATGAACTGGTTGGCTTCGGAACGCGAATACACGGACGACGTAATCGGTGAGACGACGCTCGGTCGGCTGTTCGACGACGCGGCGACGCGTCACACGGACCGCCCGGCCCAGCTGTACAAGGGCGGCGTCTACGATCGAACGCTGACGCGCGATATCCTCCCGAAACCCGCACCCGGCGAGTGGGAGTCGATCACGTACGGCGAGATGCGCGACGTCGTTCGGAAGCTCGCGACGGGCTTTCGGGAACTCGGCGTCGAGGCGGGCGACCGGGTCGGCATCTTCGCCGATACGCGCATGGAGTGGGCCCAGTCGGACTTCGCGCTGCTGTCGGCCGGCGCGGTCGTCACGACGGTGTATCCGGGCTCGTCACCCTCGAAGGTGGAGTACCTGCTGGGGGACGCGGGCGCGGACGCGGTCGTCGTTGAGAACGAGGAGCTCCTGGAGCGGCTGTTGGAGGTCGAAGACGCCCTCGACCTCTCGGTCATCGTCTCGATGGACGCCGTCGAGGGCTACGACCGACCCGACCTCCACTCGCTGGCCGACGTCTACGAATTGGGCGCCGAGGCGTTCGATCCCGACGCCTACGAGGGCTGGCTCGACGAGCCGGCGATGGACGACCTCGCGAGTCTCATCTACACGAGCGGGACGACCGGCAAGCCGAAGGGCGTCCAGCTCACCCACCGGAACTTCCGGTCGAACGTCAATCAGATCCGAAAGCGCGTGGCGCGTCGTCCCGACACGCCCGCCGACGTGCCGTCGATCAACGAGGAGACCCGCGTCGTCTCGTACCTCCCGCTCGCGCACGTCTTCGAGCGGACGGGCGGTCACTTCCTGCAGTTTGCCAGCGGGGCGAGCGTCGCCTACGCCGAGTCGCCGGACACGCTCCAGGAGGATTTCGCGGCCGTTCGGCCGACGAGCGCGACCAGCGTTCCACGCGTTTACGAGAAGATCTACGACGCCATTCGCGAGCAGGCCAGCGAGTCGTCGGTCAAACAGCGCATCTTCGAGTGGGCGGTCGACGTCGGCGTTCGCTACCAGGACGCCGACTCGCCGGGGACGATCCTCGAAACCAAACGTAAAATAGCGGATAAGCTCGTCTTCTCGACGGTTCGCGACGCGCTCGGGGGCAACATCGAGATGCTCATCAGCGGCGGCGGGAGCCTCTCGCCCGAACTGGCGAAGCTCTACCACGCGATGGGGCTGCCGATCTACGAGGGCTACGGCCTCACCGAGACGTCGCCGGTCGTGACGGTGAACCCGCCCGCGGCTCCGAAGATCGGGACGATCGGGCCGCCGGTCGTCGACATGGAGACGGGAATCGATCCGAGCGTCGTCGAAGACGGCGCCTTCGCCGACGATCCGGGCGAGGTGGGCGAACTCGTCGTCCGCGGGCCGAACGTCAGCGACGGCTACTGGAACCGACCCGGGGCGACCGATCGGGCGTTCACCGACAAGCCGCCGAAATCGATCCAGGGTGAACTCGAACACCCGGAGCGGGCGGGGCTGTGGTTCCGAACGGGCGACATCGTTCACCGCCGACCCGACGGCTACATCGAGTTCCGCGAGCGCGCAAAGCAGATCCTCGTCCTCTCGACGGGCAAGAACGTCGCGCCGGGGCCGATCGAGGACGCCTTCGCGGCCAGCCAGGTCGTCGAACAGTGCATGGTGGTCGGCGACGGTCGAAAGTTCGTCTCCGCGCTGCTCGTCCCCAACCTGGAGCACGTCCGGGAGTGGGCCGAGGGCGAGGGAATCGACCTCCCCGGGGATTCCAGGGAGGTCTGTGCCGACGACCGGGTCCGCGAGTACGTCGGCGCCGAGGTCGAACGCGTCAACGCGGACTTCGAACCCCACGAGACGATCAAGAAGTTCCGACTCGTCGGCGAGGAGTTCACCGAGGAAAACGACCTCATGACGCCGACGATGAAGAAGAAACGCCGGACGATCACCGAGCGCTTCGCCGACCGCATCGAGGAGATGTACGTGGAGACGTAG
- a CDS encoding TIGR00341 family protein — translation MRLVQLAVPNGSRESVLSTLDDRNIDYVVTEEVTADPYTAVVYFPLPKPAVEPVLDALSEQGISDDAYTIVLDAETVVSRRFEELKAEYSEDSVESERISRQELLTEAQSLTPTIDVFVTLTVVSAVVATAGLLLDSPAVVVGSMVIAPLIGPALGASVGSVLNDESLFRQSIRYQFLGVVLSILAAAVFAVLVRYTNIVPPGLVLADVSEIDERLAPDLLSLAVALGAGVAGVVSISTGIGVALVGVMIAAALIPPAAAAGIAIAWGQPAAATGATVLVFVNVLSVNLAGLVTLWYAGYRPEHLWDLGPTEKRVRRRVLGLVVVVGVFALFLGGITYASYQAASFEEDAREEVELVLDEDETYQLLDLEVHMDEDFPFQSPERVVVTVGGPPGEADPALVSALRDRVDAQTTGDVTVQVRFVGVIEGET, via the coding sequence GTGCGTCTCGTACAACTGGCGGTGCCGAACGGCTCGCGCGAATCGGTGCTGTCGACGCTCGACGATCGCAACATCGATTACGTCGTTACCGAGGAGGTGACGGCAGATCCGTACACGGCCGTCGTCTACTTCCCGCTGCCGAAACCGGCGGTCGAGCCCGTCCTGGACGCGCTGAGCGAACAGGGCATCTCCGACGACGCTTACACCATCGTTCTGGACGCCGAGACGGTCGTCTCTCGTCGGTTCGAAGAGCTCAAAGCGGAGTACTCCGAGGACTCCGTCGAATCCGAACGGATCTCCCGGCAGGAGCTGCTGACCGAAGCCCAATCGCTCACCCCGACGATCGACGTCTTCGTCACGCTGACCGTCGTCAGCGCGGTCGTCGCGACGGCCGGCCTGCTGCTAGACTCCCCGGCGGTCGTCGTCGGGTCGATGGTCATCGCGCCGCTTATCGGTCCCGCCCTCGGCGCGAGCGTCGGCTCCGTGCTCAACGACGAGTCGCTGTTTCGACAGAGCATTCGCTATCAGTTTCTCGGCGTCGTCCTCTCGATCCTCGCCGCGGCCGTCTTCGCCGTCCTCGTTCGCTACACCAACATCGTCCCGCCGGGACTCGTTCTGGCCGACGTTTCCGAGATAGACGAACGGCTGGCACCCGACTTGCTTTCACTCGCCGTCGCGCTCGGCGCTGGCGTGGCCGGCGTGGTGAGTATCTCGACGGGCATCGGCGTGGCGCTCGTCGGCGTCATGATCGCCGCGGCGCTCATCCCGCCGGCCGCCGCGGCGGGCATCGCCATCGCGTGGGGCCAGCCGGCCGCGGCGACGGGCGCGACCGTCCTCGTGTTCGTCAACGTGCTCTCGGTGAACCTCGCCGGGCTGGTGACGCTGTGGTACGCCGGCTACCGACCGGAGCACCTCTGGGATCTCGGCCCGACCGAAAAACGTGTCCGACGACGCGTCCTCGGACTCGTGGTCGTCGTCGGCGTGTTCGCCCTCTTTCTCGGCGGGATCACCTACGCCTCCTACCAGGCCGCCAGCTTCGAAGAGGACGCCCGCGAGGAGGTCGAACTCGTCCTCGACGAGGACGAAACCTACCAGCTGCTGGACCTCGAGGTCCACATGGACGAGGACTTTCCGTTCCAGTCGCCCGAGCGCGTCGTCGTCACGGTCGGCGGTCCGCCGGGAGAAGCCGATCCGGCGCTCGTCTCGGCGTTGCGCGACCGGGTCGACGCCCAGACGACCGGCGACGTCACCGTCCAGGTGCGGTTCGTCGGCGTCATCGAAGGGGAGACGTGA
- a CDS encoding flagellin codes for MRESIVQLIFFVAIVAVTTVLVGSLVTNAALFGQSVERDGERSAAGIDAEIELVNDPAVDAYDPDANVDGSSESGGVTLYVKNVGGATLQSDDLDVLVDGQYAGAVSTTVLDGDRWRVGTVLEVTAEADLDPGEHRVQVDVRGSSDRFSFEHRIAYWDDPENATDDDGVWVVERSTVDLTIVTEPAHPDETVAVSTNESETATVDPETVTIGDDGTGETTLDFDDEPGTVAVTLDTGWATDEIVVRYEETG; via the coding sequence GTGCGCGAATCGATCGTCCAGTTGATCTTCTTCGTCGCCATCGTCGCCGTAACGACGGTGCTCGTCGGCTCGCTGGTGACCAACGCCGCACTCTTCGGCCAGTCTGTCGAGCGCGACGGCGAGCGATCGGCCGCTGGAATCGACGCCGAAATCGAACTCGTAAACGATCCGGCGGTCGACGCCTACGATCCCGACGCGAACGTCGACGGCTCGTCGGAATCGGGTGGCGTCACCCTCTACGTCAAGAACGTCGGCGGCGCGACGCTCCAGTCGGACGATCTCGACGTCCTGGTCGACGGCCAGTACGCGGGGGCGGTCTCGACGACGGTGCTCGACGGCGACCGCTGGCGGGTCGGGACCGTCCTCGAAGTCACCGCCGAGGCCGATCTGGACCCCGGCGAACACCGGGTTCAGGTCGACGTCCGCGGCTCGTCCGATCGATTCTCCTTCGAACACCGGATCGCCTACTGGGACGATCCGGAGAACGCGACGGACGACGACGGCGTCTGGGTCGTCGAGCGGTCGACGGTCGACCTGACGATCGTCACGGAGCCGGCTCACCCCGACGAGACGGTCGCGGTTTCGACGAACGAGTCGGAAACCGCGACGGTCGATCCGGAAACGGTCACGATCGGCGACGACGGAACCGGCGAGACGACGCTCGACTTCGACGACGAACCGGGGACCGTAGCCGTCACCCTCGACACCGGCTGGGCGACGGACGAAATCGTCGTCAGGTACGAGGAAACCGGATGA
- a CDS encoding nucleotidyltransferase family protein, translating into MTDVVGAVLAAGKGTRFDPAERAAATGDGRSDGESPPDVKLLARLDGEPIVRRAASSLAVSEIDRVVAIVGHEDEAVAACVSDVVDEVREHSAYETGQAASVALAARRARAYGADAICYLPGDVPCVDPATTNRVLEAIGADGHPDAVVPTHAGQRGHPVCFASSQFEALSALSGDVGGRALFDEIDVTRVPVDDPWIRRDVDTVSDLAALRLAYESRS; encoded by the coding sequence ATGACCGACGTCGTCGGAGCGGTACTCGCCGCCGGGAAGGGGACCAGATTCGATCCAGCCGAGCGAGCGGCCGCGACGGGCGACGGTCGGTCCGACGGTGAGTCGCCCCCCGACGTCAAACTTCTCGCCCGACTCGACGGGGAGCCGATCGTTCGCCGCGCCGCCTCGTCGCTCGCGGTCTCAGAGATCGATCGCGTCGTCGCGATCGTCGGACACGAAGACGAGGCCGTGGCCGCGTGCGTTTCGGACGTCGTCGACGAGGTGCGGGAACATTCGGCGTACGAGACGGGCCAGGCCGCGTCGGTCGCCCTCGCCGCCCGACGAGCGCGAGCGTACGGTGCCGACGCGATCTGTTACCTCCCGGGTGACGTCCCCTGCGTCGATCCGGCGACGACGAACCGGGTGCTCGAGGCGATCGGCGCGGACGGTCACCCGGACGCCGTCGTTCCAACGCACGCCGGCCAACGCGGACACCCGGTCTGTTTCGCCTCGAGTCAGTTCGAGGCGCTGTCGGCGCTCTCGGGTGACGTCGGCGGACGTGCGCTGTTCGACGAGATCGACGTGACACGAGTCCCGGTCGACGATCCCTGGATTCGACGCGACGTCGACACGGTCTCCGACCTGGCGGCGCTACGCCTGGCGTACGAATCCCGCTCCTGA
- a CDS encoding XdhC family protein, with product MDGTGAFDPWSVPTRDLYDRIGASDGPLAVATVVGVEGSAYRPPGAKMVLEADGTTFGAVTAGCLEGPLAAKARSIIDADDPRVVTFDLTDDGEGWGLGLGCDGVVDVLVEPVDAPWRRVAEAVADGEKRVLVTAVDGDGSIPVGSRAVCRPVDPSETPHASGDVSIVSTTLPDSILESITDEIERCADDGTWLRRDVSTADGTVCLFVDGLSPPDHLLVFGGQPDVRPVARLARAVGFRVTVATARGGRADPANFPAADRVVSTHPTDLASLADERTYVVCMSHNFVDDRLALQSLLETPVPYVGLMGPLSRFDDLRAELNAEGVTLSPADEARIAAPVGLDLGGGEPIEIAMSVVSEVLAASNDRDGGPLTEREGPIHDESATEVD from the coding sequence ATGGACGGTACCGGCGCGTTCGACCCCTGGAGCGTTCCGACTCGCGACCTGTACGATCGGATCGGTGCGAGCGACGGGCCGCTGGCGGTCGCGACGGTCGTCGGCGTCGAGGGGTCGGCCTACCGACCGCCCGGCGCGAAGATGGTGCTGGAAGCCGACGGAACCACGTTCGGCGCCGTGACCGCCGGCTGTCTCGAGGGGCCACTCGCCGCGAAAGCGCGATCGATCATCGACGCCGACGACCCGCGAGTCGTCACGTTCGACCTCACCGACGACGGCGAGGGCTGGGGACTCGGGCTCGGCTGCGACGGCGTCGTCGACGTGCTGGTCGAACCCGTCGACGCGCCCTGGCGACGGGTAGCCGAGGCGGTCGCCGACGGGGAGAAACGGGTTCTGGTGACGGCGGTCGACGGCGACGGCTCGATCCCGGTCGGCTCGCGGGCGGTGTGCCGGCCGGTCGATCCGTCGGAAACACCCCACGCTTCGGGCGACGTTTCGATCGTCTCGACGACCCTTCCGGATTCGATACTCGAGTCGATCACTGACGAGATCGAACGCTGTGCGGACGATGGAACCTGGCTCAGACGCGACGTATCGACCGCGGACGGCACCGTCTGCCTGTTCGTCGACGGTCTCTCGCCGCCGGATCACCTGCTCGTCTTCGGTGGTCAGCCCGACGTCAGGCCCGTCGCGAGGCTCGCCAGGGCGGTCGGCTTTCGTGTCACCGTCGCGACGGCGCGCGGCGGCCGGGCAGACCCCGCGAATTTTCCGGCGGCCGATCGGGTCGTCTCCACGCACCCGACCGACCTCGCCTCGCTCGCCGACGAGCGGACGTACGTCGTCTGCATGTCGCACAACTTCGTCGACGACCGGCTGGCGCTCCAGTCGTTGCTCGAAACGCCGGTCCCGTACGTCGGCCTCATGGGGCCGCTATCGCGCTTCGACGACCTTCGAGCGGAACTGAACGCGGAGGGCGTCACCCTCTCACCGGCCGACGAGGCGCGAATCGCCGCGCCCGTCGGTCTCGATCTGGGTGGCGGCGAGCCGATCGAGATCGCGATGAGCGTCGTTTCGGAGGTGCTCGCGGCCAGTAACGACCGCGATGGCGGCCCGCTTACCGAGCGGGAGGGACCGATCCACGACGAGTCGGCGACGGAAGTCGACTGA